Proteins encoded together in one Mycobacterium simiae window:
- a CDS encoding DUF58 domain-containing protein, translated as MGKHLNRAKAHFGTDTRGLLEGGRYALLHTRSMEFDDLRPYVPGDDVRDIDWKASARSGVVLIKRFVSEKHHKILLVADAGRNMSALAPNGEYKRDVAAHIMGAVGLIGLRRSDQIGMVYGDRRGSVNIPQRRGESHIEGLLHRWYQHVTSDPGRSDITAQLDYIATHYRHSMLIVVVSDEPDFDRHGDGRLSAVLTKLVGRHDIMWVMVSDMPAVGPDNTDGYDVATGRFVLNGADLGARVVAAYRRAEQARRAQLAAFLTEHAIPHALVAGSGDIRRELVRLTEVTARAG; from the coding sequence ATGGGTAAGCATCTCAACCGCGCCAAGGCACACTTCGGCACCGACACGCGGGGACTGCTCGAAGGCGGGCGGTACGCGCTATTACATACGCGCAGCATGGAATTCGACGACCTACGCCCGTACGTGCCCGGCGACGACGTCCGCGACATCGACTGGAAGGCTTCGGCGCGGTCCGGCGTCGTGCTCATCAAACGGTTCGTCTCCGAAAAGCACCACAAGATCCTGCTGGTCGCCGATGCCGGGCGCAATATGTCGGCGCTGGCCCCCAACGGCGAATACAAGCGCGACGTCGCCGCCCACATCATGGGAGCGGTGGGACTGATCGGGCTGCGGCGCTCCGACCAGATCGGCATGGTCTACGGCGACCGCCGCGGGTCGGTGAACATCCCGCAGCGGCGCGGCGAATCGCACATCGAGGGCCTCCTGCACCGCTGGTACCAGCACGTCACCAGCGACCCCGGGCGCAGCGACATCACCGCCCAACTCGACTACATCGCAACGCATTACCGCCACAGCATGCTGATCGTCGTGGTGTCCGACGAGCCCGACTTCGATCGGCACGGGGACGGGCGGCTCAGCGCGGTGCTCACCAAACTCGTGGGCCGTCACGACATCATGTGGGTGATGGTGTCGGACATGCCCGCGGTGGGACCCGACAACACCGACGGCTACGACGTCGCGACCGGCCGTTTCGTCCTGAACGGGGCCGATCTCGGCGCGCGGGTCGTTGCCGCATATCGGCGTGCCGAGCAGGCGCGGCGCGCCCAGCTAGCGGCCTTCCTCACTGAGCACGCGATCCCGCACGCCCTCGTTGCCGGCAGCGGGGACATTCGACGCGAACTGGTCCGCCTGACCGAGGTGACCGCCCGTGCCGGATGA